ccACCAGTTTAGCTGGGCCATGCGATTTCCAGTGGATAAGGGcctggtggtgggatggggaccccgttctgctcctgctgcaggaccTTCGCTGCCCCCAAAAGCagccgaccccccccccccggcccagcgCCCGGCACGTCCCCGTGCCCCGTCCTGCTCGGCCCCTCGCCCACAAGAATAAACTTGACCCTGGGGCActggctctgcctctgcctcGCCTGGGACGTGGCCAGTGATTCATTTCCACCGCCAAAGCCCCGTGTTGACATTGAGCAGGGCGTTATCGCGGGCGCAGTGGGGCGAGGGTGTACCTGGTGGTATAAGAACAACGCCGCGGCGCTGCCCGCACCTGCAGAGCCCGGCCGACATGAagcgcctcctcctcctcgccatgCTCTGCCTCTCCCTGGCCAGCGGCTTGAAAAGGTaagggggggtccccagggtgtccccccagctccctgggctctCGGAGGGGCTTTGCTCCCGGGGTGCAGCCGGCGCCGAGCGCAGCAGTGATGTGTGGGCAGAGCTGAGCTCCCCCAGCACCCTGTGGTGTCACGGGAAAGTGGGGACCATGCAGGGACCATGCATGGCTTTGCTGGTTTGCTCCCATCAGCTCCGTGGCCGTCTCcatccctctggatggagggagcAGCAGTGGGCTGCAGCGAAGGCTGGGGGATgagccaccagctccagcccagggctGTGCAAGCAGACGGGGCAGAAAACACCGGCATGAAGTCCCCTCTCCCAGCCTGAGGGTCCTTTTCCATCAGTCCTGCTGAGCTCCTGCCCGACCCCTCACTGCAATCAGGCTTGTGGGCTCTCCTGCCGGCTTTGCCCTTGATTTGCTGTCTCCTAAAACACCTCAGATGCCCCGTTTCACTCTGCCCCAGCTAGAGAGCATCATCGTGGGGGATGCAGGGAAGCAGGCTCTGGACCTGCATCCTGGTGGCATGGGGACCCTCAGGGTGGAGGTGGGGGACTGCAGGACATCGGCATCATTGGTGGCCCCAGGGCAAGTCACCGGGACCCTTGTTCCCCCAGGGTGACCCTGAGGCGTCACCGCTCCCTGCGGAAGACGCTGCGGGACCGTGGGCAGCTCTCCCACTTCTGGAAAGCCCACAGGCTGGACATGGTCCAGTACAGCGAGGACTGCGCCGCCTTCCCGGAGACCAACGAGCCCCTCATCAACTACCTGGACGTAAGCGTGGTGGCAgcgagggctggggaaggggtgcCGAGTCCCAGCAGACACCCCAAAAGGTCATTAGTGAGTGGTCCCCAATGCCCAAATGCTTCCCACAAAGCCCATTCCTGCAGCCAGTGTTCCGGCGTGCCAGGGCTCGCCGCCTGCCTGCTCCCGCCTGGACCTTTGTTCCCAGGAATGTGATGATGAGAAGGGACAAGGGACCGCATTCATGGCAGGCACTGCCAGccctccccctgcctgctgccctccccgAGCCCGCCACGCTCTCGGGCACACTGCGGGGAGacaaatttcctcccaaatgaACACATATCTCAGGCAGCAGGGAAGTCCCCATCACAAAGGACCCAGAGGTGGAGGGTGTTCCCCAAGTTCACCCCGTTCCCTGCAGCATGAGGGTCCTGTCCCCAAAGCCCCTGCCACTGTCTGCATCCCGCTGATGAGGGTCCCCTCAGGGTCCTGCCTTCCCACTGAATCCAGCGGGAAGAGGATGGCGCCCGCACCCACCGTCCTGCCTTTTGTTCTGGGCTGGCCTTGCTGTTCCTTAAATATTTGCTTCCTATATTTTGCCTGGCACGATGTGGCCGTGAGAGATCAAACGCTGCCCCGGTGCCAGCCATCCCCCGCACCGAACCCCATCagttccctgcagccccccctggcACAGGCTCCCCTTTCCCAGGATTTCTTGGCGTGCTGATGGCTGACAGTGGTCTCTTCTCCACTCTGTGCCAGATGGAGTATTTCGGGCAGATTTCCatcgggacccccccccagaacTTCACCGTGGTATTTGACACAGGCTCCTCCAACCTCTGGGTGCCGTCCATCTACTGCGTCAGCAAAGCCTGTGGTGAGTGGGGGCTCACACCCCCCCCGGCCAGCAGCGGTGGGACCCCTGGGGTGGCCCCAGCGAGGCCGTGGGGTCACCAGCACACACAATccagggacactggggggaccCCCCACCCAGCTGAGCCCCCCGAGGCACACAGGGATAACAGAAAcccggggggtggctgggggggggggggggtgctcagTGGGTTTGTTTGCTCAGGCGCAGGCGGCAatcacaccaccagcaccatcaGCCCGCGGGAGAGACGGGACGTGTTCTTTAGACCATTCTTATGGGAGAGCCTTTAAACAAGCAGGCAAAGATGAGAGCACATAATATAGCTTGTCACCACGGGGCTGGGCGGCAGGAACAAGACGGGCACAGAGAGCATGGCACAGCTCCGGGCTGGTTGCCCAGGGGCTCAGCGGGTGACAAGCACAGGGCTTGTTGGGGCTGTCAGCCATGAGCCAGCTCTGGCGAGTCCAGCCCTGGCTGTCCTTGGACACGGGGCATCTCTGAGCAGCCCCAGGGCTCCTCGGCTCCTTCCGATGGAGCCCAAGGGCAGCTGGGGAGAGTAGATGAGTACAGCGGTGTCTGGGGGGCTGCTTCTGTCTGTAAAACAGGCAGATGGTGCTgatcagagaagctgtggctgccccatccctggaggggttcaaggccaggttggagggggcttggagcaacctggtctggtgggaggtgtccctgcccagggcagaggtgtgggactaaatgatctttaagctctctcccaacccaaactattctatgattctatgatcttcaggTCTCACAAAAATACTGCAAGAGCTAATCCCACTCCCCTTAACAAGCCTCACCCCTTTCAGGCAGATTGAAGTGGGGTAAGGTTTACCCCTCCTCCAAACACCAGCGTGCCCCCTTGTCCCGTGAGCAGTTCTTTCCCTCAGCAGCGTGTCCATGACACAGGCATTTTGGTGATGCCACGTTGCCCCATCGATTTGCTCCAAGGCTGGTCGCTGCCACCAGCCATGGCTGGGGCTCCTGGCACCCATGGCCATGCAGATAAATAGCATTTCTGGTGAGAGctcccatctccttccccagctgcGCACACCAAGTTTCATCCCTCAGAGTCCAGCACGTACCAGGCGGTAGGAacccccttctccatccagtacgGGACCGGCAGCTTGACGGGGGTGATCGGATCTGACCAAGTAGCCGTGAGTCATCTTTGGTTTCTCCTGCTCTGGACAAAGTGCCTGGGACTTGCCTACAGACTCAGCATCACCATcgagccttctcctccccacaggtcGAGGGCCTCACCGTGAGCAACCAGCAGTTTGCAGAGAGCGTCAGCGAGCCAggaaaagccttcctggatgcccAGTTCGATGGGATCCTGGGGCTGGCTTACCCCTCCCTGGCTGTGGATGGGGTCACCCCCGTCTTTGACAACATGATGGCACAAAATCTGGTGGAGCTGCCCATGTTCTCCGTCTACATGAGCACGTATGGACATGGCTTTGCTGCAGGCTGTTGGTTTTTTGCCTCagtcattggggtttttttgggggggctgctaAAATAAGGGTGTTTTCTGGAAATactaaaggggtttttttggtcccATGCTGAGCATCACAGAACTGAGGCCTTACAGGAATAAAGTGAATGACCCTAAGGAAGACAGTGGGTATAAATCCACCCATTTAAAATGTGATGTGCAaagtaaaagggagaaaatccCTCACGTTTACTCCTCCTCTCTCCAGGAACCCCGAATCCTCCctgggaggagagctgctcttTGGTGGCTTTGACCCCTCCCGCTTCACGGGGACCTTGAACTGGGTGCCGGTCACCCAGCAAGGGTACTGGCAGATCCAGCTGGACAAGTGAgtggtgctgggcagggagggaagggctgggctggggcaggggaacaGGATAATTCCCTCCTggtccttctctctttcctcctcctccagcatccaGGTGGGTGGGACAGTGGCTTTCTGTGCCAACGGCTGCCAGGCCATCGTGGACACCGGGACCTCGCTCATCACAGGTCCCACCAAGGATATGAAAGAACTGCAGAGCTATATTGGTGCCACACCTGTGGACGGAGAGGTGAGAGcgagggtggggagaggagggggcaaagtcctgggacccccacccaccGGGATGGACGTCCCGTGGAGCAGCCCCGCTGAGCTGCCCGGCTATTCCGCAGTACGCCGTGGAGTGCAGCAACCTCAACGTGATGCCCGACGTGACCTTCACCATCAACGGGCTTCCCTACATGCTCAGTGCCCAGGCCTACACCCTCATGGTACGGCTGTGGCTCCAAGGGTGCCATCACCCCCAATTCCCATCCCCTGGGTTGGAAAAGCAGCTCCGGAGACAAAGGTGGCCCAGGTCCACCCCGGGAGCTGAGCCGCGTGTCCCGGCGGGTGACGAGCCCCAGTGCTTCATGCATGGGACCTGCAGACATCGTTCCTGCGTGTTTCCGTGTGCACGAGGCTCTCGGGTTCATCCCCAGCTTTGCACTTCTCCTCCCGCAGGAGTACAGCGACGGCATGGCCTTCTGCACCAGCGGCTTCCAGGGGCTGGACGTCGCCCCTCCCGCCGGACCCCTCTGGATTCTGGGTGATGTTTTCATCCGTCAGTTTTATGCCGTCTTTGACCGTGGGAATAACAGGGTGGGGTTGGCCCCCGCCGTCCCTTAGGGCTGCAGCATCCCATAGATCAGGAGGGGAACGGAGCCATCAGGCTGCTGCCCtcaggcagggcaggggacatCAGTGTCCCTGGAGGTGATGAAGACACCCGGGGACCGCGGCTGAAGAGCCCAGCAGAGGTTTGGTCCACGCCAGGAAGCCGAGTTTCATAACGAATATAGAAATGTCCTGAGCAGCTCTGTGATCTGCTTTgcaggttctcttttttttttttttttaaaacacagatcaataaaagctttaataaaacaaaacctgcCACGCTTGTGTTGATTAgcacagcacagaatcacagaatcacatggggttggaagggacctctggagatcatctagtccaaccccctgccagagcaggtccacccagagcgggtcccacaggaacgtgtccaggtggggtttgaatgtctccagagacggagactccatcacctctctgggcagcctcttccagggctctgccaccctcacaggaaagaagttcctcctcatgtttagatggaacttctattgttcaagtttgtgcccgttccctcttgtcctgtccctgggcaccactgaaaaaagactggccccatcctcctgacacccaccctttaagtatctataacattgatcagatcccccctcagccttctcttctccagactaaaaagacccaagtccctcagcttctcctcataagggagatgctccgggcccctcatcatctttgtagccctctgctgtaccctctccagcagttgcctgtcctaaGGGGACAGGgggagcagcagccctgcagatcTCAGCTGGGATGCACGGGAACATTAAATCCTCCTTCCCTGGACCCTGCCCTCCTCCCGGCGAGCGAAAAGCCTCGGTGCACCCATGGCACTGCAGCAAGGTCGGTGTTACCAGAGCCTTGGCGGTGCAGGAGGCGCTGGATCTGAAGGGTCGGCCTCCGTGGTCTTTAGCTGGGATTTCCACATGGGCAGAAGAGGACACTTTGCCCATGGGGAGCAGAAAGTCCCCAGAGGTGGCTGTGGGCACCCACGAGCTCCCCGccaagggcaggggctgggggagcagcgaGTTCACCAGGAAAACAAGTCGCTTCAGCAGGTTCAGCTGATGCTGGGAAACAAGAAGGTGAGGAGGAGACTGGGGAGACCCTGGGGCTCTTTCTGTGCCACAAAACTCTCAGAACAACCGGTGATTTCCAGGGAATTTTGCTTTGATCCCCCAGGCACTTGCAAAAGACAACGTGGTTGTGGGTGCCCAAAGAGAGAGAGGGCAAACCAGTGGCGTGCAGCCAGCGGCTGCGGGATGGGCTGGCTTGGAGGGTTGGGGTCCTGGGGATCCAGGGGGCTTGGGGGAGGTCCACGGGGCTGTGGGGCTCCCCGTGAGTCACTGCGACGCATGGGACTTGCTGACGGTGCAAGGGATGCGGGAGGAAGCGTGAGCAATCGTGGCTCATGCATGATGCATCCCGAGACACGCAGGGAAGGCAGCGAGAAAGGGAAGCGCAGAGAAGGGTTATTTTTATCCGCGCCTTTGCTCGGTTCAcaaggccctgcagcccccgAGGGGCCAGGGTTCCCACTGCCGGGGCCAGGCTTTGTGGCTGCTGTATCTTTCCCAGACCGGAGCAAACGCCAGGGTTGGGTCTGAAAGCACTGGAAAATTCAGATCTGGTTGCAAACTTTGCGGCTCAGCCTCATCATTTGCAATAAAGGAAAATATCTGCCTTACCCAGAAACATTGATTGTGCCACTGACCAACATATGGTTTCTGTAACCGGTTCCTGTATTGACTTCACCTCAGCCGTGCTTTCCCCAGGCACAGCACAGATAAGGTGCGGGGGCAGCTGGACAAAGGTCTCCTCTCCTTCTTCCAGCTTAACTCTTAGCACACCCAGGTGCTGCTGGGCACCAGCCCATCACCGTGGCCGCAGGCACTGGGGGAGCATCCAGCTTCCCTAGCATGATGAAGGGCTGCCTGGTGTCCCCGACCACTGGCCAGCAGCAAGAGGTGGCCCAGCCTGGACTTGCCCAGGACTGCTCCAGCGCCTTGTTCTCTTGGGATCCCAGAGCGTTCCACATCCTCTTGGTGGGTCTCAGGGGGTCTCCAGCCCTTCCCCCTGCACTCAGGGGATGCTCCAGCAAACACTCAGCATCCCAATAGGGAGCAACCAGGCTCCCGCTGTCCCCCGGGGTGCAGAGGTGCCCGAACAGCCGTAGGGAACAGTTTAGTCACTTGGatgccttttgctttcttctgcttccctCACTCTCACTGCCCCGCGAGCCCTGCCGCAGGGAACAGCCTGTCCCCTCCTCATCCACACGAGCCTTTCCTCTGGACGTGGCAGTTGCCAGCCTGTGTTTCATCCTCTCCCAGCTGCAAGACCTTCCTCATAGTCACAGGGCACAAGCCCCACGCTATTTTCCTCAGAATTGCTGACTCGGTGAAGCAATCAGGAGAGGACTGTAGACTGT
This portion of the Numenius arquata chromosome 24, bNumArq3.hap1.1, whole genome shotgun sequence genome encodes:
- the CTSE gene encoding cathepsin E yields the protein MKRLLLLAMLCLSLASGLKRVTLRRHRSLRKTLRDRGQLSHFWKAHRLDMVQYSEDCAAFPETNEPLINYLDMEYFGQISIGTPPQNFTVVFDTGSSNLWVPSIYCVSKACAAHTKFHPSESSTYQAVGTPFSIQYGTGSLTGVIGSDQVAVEGLTVSNQQFAESVSEPGKAFLDAQFDGILGLAYPSLAVDGVTPVFDNMMAQNLVELPMFSVYMSTNPESSLGGELLFGGFDPSRFTGTLNWVPVTQQGYWQIQLDNIQVGGTVAFCANGCQAIVDTGTSLITGPTKDMKELQSYIGATPVDGEYAVECSNLNVMPDVTFTINGLPYMLSAQAYTLMEYSDGMAFCTSGFQGLDVAPPAGPLWILGDVFIRQFYAVFDRGNNRVGLAPAVP